A genomic window from Nosocomiicoccus massiliensis includes:
- the ispF gene encoding 2-C-methyl-D-erythritol 2,4-cyclodiphosphate synthase, whose amino-acid sequence MRIGHGYDVHQLKKGRPLIIGGLEIEHEEGLDGHSDADVLLHTIADSILGALALGDIGKFFPDNDPKYKDMDSQVLLSEVVSKMTEKGYEVGNVDAVIIAEAPKFRPYIDDIRQNVARLLDTTIDNVNVKATTHEKLGALGRKEGIASEAVILLKRKKANNE is encoded by the coding sequence ATGAGAATCGGTCACGGTTATGATGTTCATCAGTTAAAAAAGGGACGACCGTTAATTATCGGTGGTCTTGAAATCGAGCATGAAGAAGGATTAGACGGTCATAGTGACGCAGACGTACTTCTTCATACGATTGCAGACTCGATTTTAGGTGCACTCGCACTTGGTGATATTGGAAAATTTTTCCCGGACAATGATCCAAAATATAAAGACATGGATTCACAAGTATTATTAAGTGAAGTCGTGTCAAAAATGACAGAAAAAGGTTACGAAGTCGGTAACGTTGACGCGGTAATTATCGCTGAGGCACCGAAGTTTCGTCCGTATATCGATGACATTCGACAAAACGTCGCGCGACTACTCGACACAACGATCGACAACGTAAACGTAAAAGCAACAACACATGAAAAGCTCGGCGCATTAGGTCGAAAAGAAGGTATCGCGAGTGAAGCGGTGATTTTATTAAAAAGAAAGAAGGCAAACAATGAGTAA
- a CDS encoding PIN/TRAM domain-containing protein: protein MLRGLLTLVYFLTGVTLGIWCFHSTDFPVPSAIHNVFFYGAIGGVLFLALTFWTMPYFVRGLKKVERKLLSRNITEIFFATIGMLLGLLFTVFITLLTNMLDIPVVREVIPLISAVVLGYLGYQLGLKKTTEILELFNRAPKNLTKKLLDTSAIIDGRVLDVLKSGFLEGEIIIPQFVLDELQLIADSTDHLKRDKGQHGLDILNALQKQSDAVKVKTVKYDKLDVDQQLIELAKEENAAIITTDYNLNRVAQVHKVTVLNVNELTEAVQLNIHQGDTFEILITKSGKEDNQGVGYLTDGTMVVLDSGESFINETVLVEVTSILQTHSGRIIFTKLGEK from the coding sequence ATGTTAAGAGGATTATTAACACTCGTCTACTTTCTTACCGGAGTCACACTCGGAATATGGTGTTTCCATTCGACGGACTTTCCAGTACCAAGTGCAATCCACAACGTATTTTTCTATGGTGCGATTGGCGGGGTACTATTTTTAGCTTTAACATTTTGGACGATGCCATATTTTGTGCGCGGGTTAAAGAAAGTAGAGCGAAAATTATTATCTAGAAACATTACGGAAATATTCTTTGCGACAATTGGTATGCTACTTGGATTATTGTTTACTGTTTTTATTACGTTATTAACGAACATGTTAGACATACCTGTTGTCCGTGAAGTCATTCCACTAATTTCAGCAGTCGTCCTCGGTTATCTAGGCTATCAACTCGGCTTAAAAAAGACGACAGAGATTCTCGAGTTATTTAACCGAGCACCTAAAAATTTAACAAAAAAACTACTCGATACGAGTGCAATTATCGATGGACGTGTGTTAGACGTTTTAAAAAGCGGATTTTTAGAAGGCGAAATTATTATTCCGCAATTCGTGCTAGACGAACTACAATTAATTGCAGATTCTACCGATCATTTAAAGCGAGATAAAGGACAACACGGTCTCGACATTTTAAACGCGCTTCAAAAACAATCGGACGCCGTTAAAGTAAAAACGGTCAAATACGATAAGTTAGATGTGGACCAGCAGCTCATTGAACTCGCTAAAGAAGAAAATGCTGCAATTATTACGACAGACTATAATTTAAATCGTGTAGCACAAGTCCATAAAGTGACAGTATTAAACGTGAACGAATTAACTGAGGCGGTGCAGTTAAACATCCATCAAGGTGACACGTTCGAGATTTTAATTACAAAATCAGGTAAAGAAGACAACCAAGGTGTTGGATACTTAACCGACGGCACGATGGTCGTTTTAGATTCAGGAGAATCTTTTATTAACGAAACGGTACTCGTTGAAGTAACATCGATACTTCAAACCCATTCTGGGAGAATAATATTTACAAAACTTGGAGAGAAATAA
- a CDS encoding UvrB/UvrC motif-containing protein, which produces MRCERCLKREAMIHVAVSQNEHKNELFLCQECAHELFNQSVEDQDHNHLNNFMLHAQSEMRTCHHCGSTLKTIVDMGRFGCEHCYETFGSDIHQMINRVQHLKDRHVGKVPKSYELYLKQEEKIERLEEKLNVLIKTQAFEEAAVVRDEIKALKEGGNGEDEPLAE; this is translated from the coding sequence ATGCGGTGTGAAAGATGTCTTAAACGTGAGGCGATGATTCATGTGGCGGTCAGTCAAAACGAACATAAAAACGAACTATTTTTATGCCAAGAGTGCGCGCATGAATTATTTAATCAAAGCGTTGAAGACCAAGACCACAATCACTTAAATAATTTTATGTTACACGCACAATCTGAAATGAGAACGTGTCATCATTGTGGATCTACATTAAAAACAATCGTCGACATGGGTCGATTCGGATGTGAACACTGTTATGAAACATTTGGAAGTGATATTCACCAGATGATTAACCGTGTACAACATTTAAAAGATCGTCACGTCGGTAAAGTGCCGAAATCGTACGAATTATATTTAAAACAAGAAGAAAAAATCGAAAGACTCGAAGAAAAGTTAAACGTATTGATTAAAACGCAAGCGTTTGAAGAAGCTGCAGTTGTGAGAGATGAAATCAAAGCGTTAAAGGAGGGTGGTAATGGTGAAGACGAGCCCCTGGCTGAATAA
- the ispD gene encoding 2-C-methyl-D-erythritol 4-phosphate cytidylyltransferase: MQYSAVIPAAGIGKRMGLGFNKIKYEIDGQSIIHRTVDIFNQDPDCKEIIIATGKEDIEELNEELKDVKKVKRIVLGGKERQHSIYNALLHVDADYVFVHDAARPFLDMGTLSRLKTAVVEKEAVICGVKAKNTMKTVVDGKVEATINRETTFEVHTPQAFCYNLLMDAHEYARENDLAVTDDAMMVEAYGHDVFMVDSSYNNIKITTVEDLVLGESILRSRER, encoded by the coding sequence ATGCAGTATTCAGCAGTGATTCCAGCAGCAGGGATCGGAAAACGTATGGGACTTGGCTTTAATAAGATAAAATACGAAATTGACGGCCAATCGATCATTCATCGCACAGTCGACATATTCAACCAAGATCCAGACTGTAAAGAAATTATTATCGCAACTGGAAAAGAAGACATCGAAGAATTGAACGAAGAGTTAAAAGACGTCAAAAAAGTAAAACGCATCGTACTCGGCGGTAAAGAACGCCAACATTCGATATATAACGCGCTTTTACACGTCGATGCGGATTACGTATTTGTACATGACGCTGCACGCCCATTTTTAGACATGGGTACTTTATCACGCTTAAAGACGGCGGTCGTGGAAAAAGAAGCGGTCATTTGTGGTGTCAAAGCAAAAAACACGATGAAGACAGTCGTCGACGGAAAAGTTGAAGCAACAATTAACCGAGAGACGACGTTCGAGGTGCACACGCCACAAGCTTTTTGTTATAATTTATTAATGGATGCACATGAGTACGCACGAGAAAACGACTTAGCAGTCACGGATGATGCAATGATGGTCGAGGCGTATGGACATGATGTTTTTATGGTAGATTCGTCGTATAATAACATTAAAATTACGACGGTAGAAGATTTAGTACTCGGAGAATCGATATTAAGGAGTCGAGAAAGATGA
- a CDS encoding NupC/NupG family nucleoside CNT transporter encodes MNIVWGIIGIAVTFFLAWIASSDKKLAFKKWKQILLLLALQFAFAFLILSTGGGRKVVDGLAFGFGKLLEYAGVGTSFVFGPLLVDANGEGQFVFFFNVLIPIIVVSALIGILQYFKILPAIIHGLGWILSKITGMPFIESYNGAASMFLGQSEVFVSLKNQVPLLGEQRLYTLAAQAMSSISLSMVAAYMTLLQPEYVITAIVLNLFSVYIIIHIINPYDVPEEENYTASESNPDQGKSFFQILSDYILQGALIAVIVAAMLIAFNALIAILNNLFLAIPGLVFTFQDILGYILMPLAVLIGVPVAEAHEVGILMATKLVTNEFVAMENLQAIKDTFGPRTQAMVSVFLVSFANFGSIGIIVGTVKGIHAKSGDLIAKFGLKLVYGASLVSVLSAVIVGFFVR; translated from the coding sequence ATGAACATAGTATGGGGAATTATCGGTATAGCAGTTACGTTCTTCTTAGCGTGGATTGCAAGTTCTGATAAAAAACTCGCATTTAAAAAGTGGAAACAAATACTGTTACTACTCGCATTACAATTCGCATTTGCCTTTTTAATTCTATCTACAGGTGGCGGACGTAAAGTAGTCGATGGGCTCGCGTTTGGATTCGGTAAATTACTTGAATATGCAGGCGTCGGTACGAGCTTCGTATTCGGACCGTTACTCGTTGACGCAAATGGTGAAGGACAATTTGTATTCTTCTTTAACGTATTAATTCCTATCATCGTAGTTTCGGCATTAATCGGTATTTTACAATACTTTAAAATCTTACCAGCAATCATCCACGGCTTAGGATGGATTTTATCAAAAATTACTGGTATGCCATTTATTGAGTCTTATAACGGTGCAGCTTCGATGTTCCTTGGACAATCAGAAGTATTCGTTTCATTAAAAAACCAAGTACCTTTACTTGGCGAACAACGTCTGTATACACTCGCAGCGCAAGCGATGAGTTCTATTTCTCTATCGATGGTTGCAGCATACATGACACTATTACAACCAGAGTACGTCATCACGGCAATTGTGCTGAACTTATTCAGCGTTTACATCATCATACATATTATTAACCCGTATGATGTACCTGAGGAAGAAAACTATACTGCATCAGAGTCTAACCCTGACCAAGGGAAGTCATTCTTCCAAATTTTAAGTGACTACATTTTACAAGGTGCTTTAATCGCGGTTATCGTAGCAGCGATGCTGATCGCATTTAACGCGCTTATCGCAATCTTAAATAACTTATTCTTAGCGATTCCTGGATTGGTATTTACGTTCCAAGATATACTCGGTTACATCTTAATGCCACTTGCTGTATTAATTGGTGTGCCAGTTGCTGAAGCGCATGAAGTTGGTATTTTAATGGCAACAAAACTCGTTACAAACGAATTCGTTGCGATGGAAAACTTACAAGCAATTAAAGATACTTTTGGACCTCGTACTCAAGCAATGGTTTCAGTATTCTTAGTTTCGTTCGCTAACTTCGGTTCGATTGGAATTATCGTAGGTACTGTTAAAGGTATCCACGCAAAATCTGGTGACCTTATTGCGAAATTCGGTTTAAAACTTGTATACGGTGCGTCTCTCGTATCTGTATTAAGTGCAGTTATCGTTGGATTCTTTGTAAGATAA
- the rpsN gene encoding 30S ribosomal protein S14, which produces MAKKSKIARNKQREATVEKYRAIREEMKKNKDYEGLKKLPRDASPTRLVNRCEVTGRPHGVLRKFGVSRIKFRELAHKGQIPGVKKSSW; this is translated from the coding sequence ATGGCTAAAAAATCTAAAATAGCTAGAAACAAACAGCGCGAAGCAACTGTAGAAAAGTATCGCGCAATTCGAGAAGAAATGAAGAAAAATAAAGACTACGAAGGTCTTAAAAAATTACCGAGAGACGCATCACCAACACGACTCGTTAATCGTTGTGAAGTGACAGGGCGTCCGCACGGTGTACTTAGAAAATTTGGAGTATCACGTATTAAATTCCGTGAACTTGCACATAAAGGCCAAATCCCTGGCGTTAAAAAATCAAGCTGGTAA
- the radA gene encoding DNA repair protein RadA, translating to MAKTKTVFECLACGFESPKWYGRCPNCGAWNQMEESLVHKETKASGRGTLGKVTDEKTRATQLSRVTKKESPRTKTKSGEFDRVLGGGIVDGSLILIGGDPGIGKSTILLQTALTLAEDYDVLYVSGEESLEQIKMRADRITTDASNLNVYAETNLFYIHDEINKLNPDFLIIDSIQTVFHPDITSAPGSVSQVRECTQSIMNIAKGQNIATFIVGHVTKDGQIAGPRLLEHMVDTVLYFEGDQHHTFRILRAVKNRFGSTNEMGIFEMKYDGLKEVLNPSEIFLEERSKNTPGSAIVATMEGTRAMLVEIQALVTPTHFHNPRRMATGIDHNRLSLLMAVLEKSEGLLMQQHDAYIKVAGGVKLDEPAVDLAVIMAIASSFKNISVRGDTCFIGEVGLTGEIRRVTKIEQRLQEAAKLGFNRAIIPASNLAGLAPVDIEVVGARTLKDAMKEIYK from the coding sequence ATGGCAAAAACAAAAACAGTATTTGAATGTTTAGCATGCGGATTCGAATCTCCAAAATGGTACGGTCGATGTCCAAACTGTGGGGCATGGAACCAAATGGAAGAGTCGCTTGTACATAAAGAAACGAAAGCATCTGGACGCGGCACACTCGGTAAAGTAACCGATGAAAAAACACGTGCGACCCAGTTATCACGTGTGACGAAAAAAGAGTCGCCACGTACAAAAACGAAGAGTGGCGAGTTTGACAGAGTACTTGGTGGTGGGATTGTCGATGGTTCTCTTATTTTAATTGGAGGAGATCCAGGGATTGGAAAGTCGACGATTTTATTACAAACGGCACTCACACTTGCGGAAGATTACGACGTATTATACGTCTCAGGTGAGGAATCTCTGGAACAAATTAAAATGCGTGCAGACCGAATTACGACAGATGCGTCGAATTTAAACGTATACGCAGAAACGAATTTATTTTATATCCACGACGAGATCAATAAATTAAATCCAGACTTTTTAATTATTGACTCCATTCAAACAGTATTTCATCCAGATATTACAAGTGCACCAGGAAGTGTGTCTCAAGTACGTGAATGTACACAGTCAATTATGAATATCGCAAAAGGGCAAAACATCGCGACGTTTATCGTCGGACACGTTACTAAAGACGGGCAGATCGCAGGACCGCGTTTACTCGAACATATGGTAGATACCGTCTTATACTTTGAAGGTGACCAACATCACACGTTTAGAATTTTACGCGCAGTAAAAAACAGATTTGGATCGACAAACGAAATGGGTATTTTTGAGATGAAGTACGATGGTCTAAAAGAAGTCTTAAATCCATCTGAAATCTTCTTAGAAGAACGCTCTAAAAATACGCCAGGATCTGCGATTGTTGCGACGATGGAAGGGACACGCGCGATGCTCGTTGAAATACAAGCACTCGTCACGCCAACGCATTTCCATAATCCAAGACGTATGGCTACAGGAATCGACCACAATAGATTATCACTACTCATGGCAGTATTAGAAAAATCTGAAGGGCTACTCATGCAGCAACACGACGCGTATATAAAAGTCGCGGGTGGCGTTAAACTCGATGAGCCAGCGGTTGACCTTGCTGTGATTATGGCAATCGCTTCGAGCTTTAAAAATATAAGTGTACGAGGCGATACGTGTTTCATCGGAGAAGTCGGTTTAACAGGTGAAATTAGACGCGTTACTAAAATCGAACAACGCTTACAAGAAGCGGCGAAGCTAGGGTTTAACCGAGCGATTATCCCAGCGTCAAATTTAGCAGGACTAGCTCCTGTAGATATTGAAGTTGTCGGTGCAAGAACATTAAAAGATGCAATGAAAGAAATTTACAAATAG
- a CDS encoding ATP-dependent Clp protease ATP-binding subunit has product MLFGKLTERAQRVLAYAQEEAIRLKHSNIGTEHLLLGLVREQEGIAAKVLQAFDITEPLIEKEISKFVTEGTETPVSLQYTPRAKRVIELSMDEARKLHHNFVGTEHLLLGLIRESEGIAARVLSSLGLNITRARAMVIRMLGNPQMYKSQEAKPETDTPTLDGLATNLTKKAEDGRLDPVIGRSDEITRVIEVLSRRTKNNPVLIGEPGVGKTAVAEGLAQKIVKNEVPSTLKDKRVMMLDMGTVVAGTKYRGEFEERMKKVVDEIKKSGNVILFIDEMHTLIGAGGAEGSVDASNILKPSLSRGEVQVIGATTLEEYRKYIEKDAALERRFQPVMVDEPSVEDTILILKGLRDRYEAHHSVTITDEALEAAAVMSNRYVQDRFLPDKAIDLIDEASSKVRLKSHMSPPDLKDLEDQLEKVKQEKNAAVQSQEFEVAAKYRDDQTKIEEKLQQLENDWKNAQSSDKQKVTREDIELVISKMTGIPLQKIAEEESERLLNLEKILHDRVIGQNEAVESISKAVRRARAGLKNPERPIGSFIFLGPTGVGKTELAKALSEALFGEDDAMIRIDMSEYMEKHSVSRLVGSPPGYVGYDDGGQLTERVRRKPYSLILFDEIEKAHPDVFNMLLQVLDDGRLTDSTGRTVDFRNTVIVMTSNVGATELRDNKFVGFGSQEASEDYETIRNTMMKELKNTFRPEFINRVDDIIVFHSLEKEHLEEIVSLMIKDLNARLKDRDIQVELTDSAVKALVDDGYDKEFGARPLNRSIQKNIEDTLSEAILSGQDLVGKTVSVDYKDDAFKVDTGSLEKTTENA; this is encoded by the coding sequence ATGTTATTTGGTAAATTAACTGAACGTGCACAACGCGTATTAGCGTATGCACAAGAAGAAGCGATTCGCTTAAAACATTCAAATATAGGAACAGAGCACTTACTACTTGGTCTCGTGCGAGAACAAGAAGGTATCGCAGCAAAAGTTTTACAAGCTTTTGATATTACAGAACCATTAATAGAAAAAGAAATTAGTAAATTCGTGACAGAGGGTACAGAAACGCCAGTCAGCCTTCAATACACACCGCGTGCAAAACGCGTCATCGAATTATCTATGGATGAAGCACGAAAATTACACCATAATTTCGTTGGAACAGAGCATTTATTACTCGGGTTAATACGTGAAAGTGAAGGTATCGCAGCACGCGTTTTATCTTCTCTCGGTTTAAACATCACGCGCGCACGAGCGATGGTCATTCGAATGCTCGGGAACCCGCAGATGTATAAGTCACAAGAAGCAAAACCTGAAACAGATACGCCAACACTTGACGGTCTTGCGACAAACTTAACAAAAAAAGCAGAAGATGGGCGTTTAGATCCAGTCATCGGTCGATCAGATGAAATTACACGAGTCATCGAGGTGTTATCACGCCGTACAAAAAACAATCCGGTATTAATCGGTGAGCCAGGGGTCGGTAAAACGGCTGTCGCGGAAGGACTTGCGCAAAAAATCGTTAAAAACGAAGTGCCGTCAACGTTAAAAGATAAACGCGTCATGATGCTCGATATGGGTACAGTCGTTGCAGGTACTAAGTACCGCGGTGAATTCGAAGAACGCATGAAAAAAGTCGTCGATGAAATTAAAAAATCAGGAAACGTAATTTTATTTATCGATGAAATGCATACGTTAATCGGAGCAGGTGGTGCGGAAGGTTCAGTAGATGCATCTAACATTTTAAAACCGTCTCTATCTAGAGGAGAAGTTCAAGTCATCGGTGCGACAACGTTAGAAGAATATCGTAAATATATCGAAAAAGACGCAGCACTCGAACGTCGTTTCCAACCTGTAATGGTCGACGAACCGTCAGTTGAGGACACTATTTTAATTTTAAAAGGACTACGTGACCGTTACGAAGCGCATCACAGTGTGACAATTACTGATGAAGCACTCGAAGCAGCAGCGGTTATGTCAAACCGCTACGTTCAAGATCGTTTCTTACCAGATAAAGCAATTGACTTAATCGATGAAGCATCTTCAAAAGTGCGTTTAAAATCACATATGTCACCACCAGATTTAAAAGATTTAGAAGATCAGCTAGAAAAAGTAAAACAAGAGAAAAACGCAGCTGTACAATCTCAAGAATTTGAAGTAGCAGCGAAATACCGCGATGACCAAACGAAAATCGAAGAGAAGCTTCAACAGTTAGAAAACGACTGGAAGAACGCGCAATCGTCAGACAAACAAAAAGTAACGCGCGAAGACATTGAACTTGTCATTTCAAAAATGACGGGCATTCCACTGCAAAAAATTGCAGAAGAAGAGTCAGAGCGACTGTTAAACTTAGAGAAAATTCTACACGACAGAGTCATCGGTCAAAATGAAGCGGTAGAATCAATTTCTAAAGCAGTACGCCGTGCACGTGCAGGGCTTAAAAATCCTGAACGCCCAATCGGTAGTTTCATCTTTTTAGGACCGACAGGTGTCGGTAAAACAGAGCTTGCAAAAGCACTGTCTGAAGCACTTTTCGGTGAAGATGACGCGATGATTCGTATCGATATGTCTGAATATATGGAAAAACATAGCGTTTCTAGACTCGTCGGTTCACCTCCAGGATATGTTGGATATGACGACGGTGGTCAATTAACAGAACGCGTGCGTAGAAAACCATATTCACTCATCTTATTCGATGAAATTGAAAAAGCACACCCAGACGTATTTAATATGTTACTTCAAGTGTTAGATGACGGACGTCTTACAGATTCAACAGGTCGTACAGTCGACTTTAGAAATACAGTCATCGTCATGACATCTAACGTCGGAGCGACTGAGTTACGAGACAACAAATTCGTAGGATTCGGCTCTCAAGAAGCTTCAGAAGACTACGAAACAATTCGCAATACGATGATGAAAGAACTTAAAAACACGTTTAGACCAGAATTCATAAACCGTGTCGACGATATCATCGTATTCCACAGCTTAGAAAAAGAACATCTAGAAGAAATCGTTTCTCTTATGATTAAAGACTTAAATGCGCGTCTAAAAGACCGTGACATTCAAGTTGAATTAACAGACAGCGCAGTAAAAGCACTCGTCGATGACGGGTACGACAAAGAATTTGGTGCGCGACCATTAAATAGAAGTATTCAAAAGAATATTGAAGACACGTTAAGTGAAGCGATATTAAGTGGACAAGACTTAGTAGGTAAAACGGTGTCTGTCGATTATAAAGACGACGCATTTAAAGTCGACACAGGATCGCTTGAAAAGACAACTGAAAATGCATAA
- the gltX gene encoding glutamate--tRNA ligase, which translates to MSKVRVRYAPSPTGYLHIGNARSALFNYLFARHYGGEFIIRIEDTDKARHVDEGESSQLNYLKWLGLDWDESVDVGGQYGPYRQSERNHIYKPYIEKLLAEDKAYRCYMTAEELEEEREIQLKNGKQPMYSGKHANLTKEEEEAFIAEGREPSIRIRVPKDKTYTFNDMVKGELSFDSNGIGDWVIVKKDGTPTYNFAVAIDDHEMAITHVLRGDDHISNTPRQLMVYEALGLEPPQFGHMTLIVNEERKKLSKRDSGILQFIEDYEALGYLPEALFNFIALLGWTPGGEEELFTKEEFIELFTEERLSKSPAFFDKVKLEWVNNQYMKQKDIDKVFVLALPFLVEAGRVKEGASEEELEWAKSLVQLYQPQMSYAAEIVELSEQFFKEDVSYDEAAKEVLAGEQVPELMDALKATFANLEDFTADNIKKAIKSVQKETGIKGKNLFMPIRVATTGETRGPELPNALELLGKETVLARIENVIQSL; encoded by the coding sequence ATGAGTAAAGTAAGAGTAAGATATGCCCCAAGTCCAACAGGTTACCTACATATCGGTAACGCAAGAAGTGCACTATTTAACTATCTATTCGCACGTCACTACGGTGGGGAGTTCATCATCCGTATTGAAGATACAGATAAAGCACGTCACGTCGACGAAGGTGAATCTTCACAGTTAAATTATTTAAAATGGCTCGGACTCGACTGGGATGAGTCAGTCGACGTCGGGGGTCAGTATGGGCCATACCGTCAATCTGAACGTAACCATATTTATAAACCTTATATCGAAAAGCTACTCGCTGAAGACAAAGCGTATCGTTGCTATATGACAGCAGAAGAGTTAGAAGAAGAACGCGAAATACAACTTAAAAACGGTAAGCAACCGATGTATAGCGGTAAGCACGCGAACTTAACAAAAGAAGAAGAAGAAGCATTTATCGCTGAAGGTAGAGAACCATCGATTCGTATTCGCGTACCAAAAGATAAAACATACACGTTCAACGACATGGTAAAAGGTGAATTATCCTTTGACTCAAACGGTATTGGAGACTGGGTCATCGTTAAAAAAGACGGTACACCAACATACAACTTTGCCGTCGCAATTGATGACCATGAAATGGCAATCACACACGTATTACGTGGAGATGATCACATTTCAAACACACCACGTCAATTAATGGTTTACGAAGCGCTTGGATTAGAGCCACCACAATTTGGTCATATGACGTTAATCGTAAACGAAGAACGTAAAAAGTTATCAAAACGCGACAGCGGTATTTTACAATTCATCGAAGACTATGAAGCACTTGGCTATTTACCAGAAGCATTATTTAACTTCATCGCTTTACTCGGATGGACACCAGGTGGAGAAGAAGAGCTATTCACAAAAGAAGAGTTCATTGAATTATTTACAGAAGAACGTTTATCAAAATCACCAGCATTCTTTGACAAAGTAAAATTAGAATGGGTAAACAACCAGTACATGAAACAAAAAGATATCGACAAAGTATTTGTGCTTGCATTACCATTCTTAGTTGAAGCAGGTCGCGTAAAAGAAGGCGCTTCAGAAGAAGAATTAGAATGGGCAAAATCACTCGTTCAGTTATATCAACCACAAATGAGTTACGCAGCTGAAATCGTCGAGTTATCTGAGCAATTCTTTAAAGAAGACGTTTCGTATGATGAAGCGGCAAAAGAAGTGTTAGCTGGTGAACAAGTCCCTGAATTAATGGATGCGTTAAAAGCAACATTCGCAAACTTAGAAGATTTCACAGCAGACAACATTAAAAAAGCGATCAAATCAGTGCAAAAAGAAACAGGCATCAAAGGTAAAAACTTATTCATGCCAATTCGCGTAGCGACAACAGGCGAAACGAGAGGACCAGAATTACCAAACGCATTAGAACTCCTCGGTAAAGAGACAGTACTCGCACGCATTGAAAACGTCATTCAAAGTCTTTAA
- a CDS encoding CtsR family transcriptional regulator, which translates to MRNMSDIIEAYLKQKIEESHNERVEIKRAQIAEKFDCVPSQLNYVIKTRFTNELGYIVESKRGGGGYIRITKIETHAKADYLEHILGLIGDRLSQINAQHLIQSMYDREVITYNEARIMDRIILRETLLIDLPERDILRAHIMRNIIEAILYEE; encoded by the coding sequence ATGCGAAATATGTCGGATATTATCGAGGCTTATCTGAAACAAAAAATTGAGGAGTCTCATAATGAGCGCGTTGAAATTAAACGTGCGCAAATCGCTGAGAAATTCGATTGTGTTCCGTCGCAACTAAACTATGTCATTAAAACACGTTTTACAAACGAACTTGGTTATATCGTTGAAAGTAAACGTGGTGGCGGTGGGTACATTAGAATTACTAAAATTGAAACTCACGCTAAAGCAGACTATTTAGAACATATACTTGGGTTAATTGGGGATAGACTCTCTCAAATCAATGCGCAACATTTAATACAGTCTATGTATGACCGAGAAGTGATTACATATAACGAAGCACGTATTATGGATCGCATTATTTTAAGAGAGACGCTATTAATCGATTTACCTGAACGAGATATATTACGCGCACATATTATGCGCAACATTATTGAAGCAATATTATACGAGGAGTGA